In the Geobacter sp. FeAm09 genome, one interval contains:
- a CDS encoding bifunctional 2-polyprenyl-6-hydroxyphenol methylase/3-demethylubiquinol 3-O-methyltransferase UbiG, with the protein MNYNSLKGYQENLAIYLENVQETILIKALRKIIRIVSGFFFYPREVRPVFSERLVEYPLFYHYLSLEPGQRILDFGCVESLLPMQLCSLGYHVTGMDFRPYPFCHENFDFIQGDILKWQPPDSGFDAVVSISVIEHVGLSGYGDPKENRGDQIAVQKLFQALKPGGRLYLTVPAGKATVKGGWYKVYDTAAIRELVPGIEALRLFYKPTRYSTWREGTSGELDVLEYDDYGAMAFAQGVAFVVARKE; encoded by the coding sequence TTGAATTATAACAGCCTCAAAGGGTACCAGGAAAATTTGGCCATATACCTCGAAAATGTCCAAGAAACTATTCTAATAAAGGCATTACGTAAAATAATCCGGATTGTCAGTGGTTTTTTCTTCTACCCCCGGGAGGTCAGACCCGTGTTTAGCGAACGGTTGGTGGAATACCCACTTTTCTACCATTATCTATCGCTTGAGCCTGGGCAGCGTATACTTGACTTTGGATGTGTCGAAAGCTTGCTTCCGATGCAACTTTGCAGCCTCGGATATCACGTTACTGGCATGGATTTCCGCCCCTACCCCTTTTGTCATGAAAATTTTGATTTTATCCAGGGAGATATTTTGAAATGGCAACCACCTGATAGCGGTTTTGATGCAGTGGTTTCTATATCGGTCATCGAACATGTTGGGTTATCTGGCTATGGTGACCCGAAAGAGAACCGGGGGGACCAGATTGCTGTACAAAAGCTTTTCCAAGCACTAAAGCCTGGTGGCAGGCTCTACTTGACCGTGCCGGCCGGGAAGGCAACAGTAAAAGGTGGCTGGTATAAAGTGTATGATACTGCTGCAATTAGAGAACTAGTACCGGGAATTGAGGCATTGCGCCTCTTTTATAAACCGACTCGATATTCGACATGGCGAGAAGGGACATCCGGGGAACTTGATGTGCTGGAGTATGATGACTACGGTGCAATGGCATTTGCTCAGGGCGTTGCGTTTGTTGTAGCACGTAAGGAATAA
- a CDS encoding flippase has product MNPHWARYLPAVARRWLEEREHLHGIIGNTGWLFLDKIVRMGVGLVVNVWVARYLGPAQFGLFNYAVAFVALFSALATLGLDGIVVREIVKEPARRDEILGSVFAMKLAGGVATLLMAVAAVSFLRHGDASTRLLVGIVAAGTIFQAFDVIDFWFQSQVRSKYTVYARNTAFLIIAGVKVFLILAAAPLTAFALAALAETALGAVGLVLAYRRSGLRLTAWRRSQGRCRELLRDSWPLILGSISVMLYMKIDQIMLGDMLGNAEVGIYTAATKISEVWYFIPSAIISSVLPAIIQTKNVHKDFYHRRLQRLFSLMAIMALLIAVPMTFLAPRIIFILYGDKFLPSVGVLQIHIWATLFVFLAGAQSVWDLTENMTRLALLRTLTGAVVNIVLNLFFISKYGAKGAAMATLASQFTAVYLFDLFTERTRHLFIIKTKAILLLGAKWRV; this is encoded by the coding sequence GTGAATCCGCACTGGGCCAGATATCTGCCCGCTGTTGCCCGCCGCTGGCTGGAGGAACGGGAACATCTCCACGGCATAATCGGCAATACCGGCTGGCTCTTCCTGGACAAAATTGTGCGCATGGGGGTCGGACTGGTCGTCAATGTCTGGGTGGCGCGCTACCTGGGGCCGGCACAGTTCGGACTTTTCAACTATGCCGTAGCGTTCGTTGCCCTGTTTTCCGCCCTCGCTACCCTCGGCCTGGACGGGATTGTGGTGCGGGAAATCGTCAAGGAACCGGCCCGCCGCGATGAAATTCTCGGTTCGGTGTTCGCCATGAAGTTGGCGGGCGGGGTAGCGACGCTTCTCATGGCGGTCGCGGCCGTCTCGTTCCTGCGCCACGGGGATGCCTCGACACGGCTTCTGGTCGGTATCGTGGCCGCCGGCACAATCTTCCAGGCATTCGACGTCATCGATTTCTGGTTTCAGTCGCAGGTGCGCTCCAAATATACGGTGTATGCCCGGAACACGGCGTTCCTGATCATTGCCGGGGTCAAGGTGTTCCTCATCCTGGCCGCTGCCCCACTGACGGCCTTTGCCCTGGCCGCCCTGGCGGAAACCGCCCTTGGCGCCGTGGGTTTGGTCCTCGCATACCGCCGCAGCGGCCTGCGGCTCACGGCATGGCGCAGGAGCCAGGGCCGGTGCCGGGAACTGCTCCGGGACAGTTGGCCGCTGATCCTGGGCAGCATATCGGTCATGCTGTATATGAAGATCGACCAGATCATGCTCGGCGACATGCTCGGCAATGCGGAGGTCGGCATTTATACCGCCGCCACCAAGATATCGGAGGTTTGGTATTTCATACCGTCAGCAATTATATCATCGGTTCTTCCTGCAATAATACAGACAAAAAATGTTCATAAGGATTTTTATCACAGAAGGTTACAGCGGCTCTTTTCGTTGATGGCAATCATGGCGTTGCTTATTGCCGTTCCAATGACCTTCTTGGCTCCTAGGATAATTTTTATTCTCTATGGGGATAAATTCCTGCCGTCAGTTGGTGTCTTGCAAATACACATTTGGGCAACGCTTTTTGTGTTTCTCGCGGGTGCTCAGAGTGTTTGGGATTTAACCGAGAATATGACCCGGCTTGCTTTGCTGAGAACTCTCACCGGGGCGGTTGTAAATATTGTGCTGAATCTTTTTTTCATTTCCAAGTATGGCGCCAAAGGGGCTGCGATGGCAACTCTTGCCTCTCAGTTTACGGCTGTATACCTATTTGACCTCTTTACTGAAAGAACGCGCCACCTATTTATAATAAAAACGAAGGCTATCTTATTATTGGGAGCTAAATGGAGAGTTTGA
- a CDS encoding FkbM family methyltransferase has protein sequence MKQAIFGLYRFLFARKITYKLNKFLLFCCLKGMGMLNHENDEVSGERSFIAMVAARLKLETVFDVGGHKGEYAQMIREVYPDARICSFEPHPTTFKVLEQMAHTYRFECYNFGLGDVERNLELFDYAQQDGSPFASIHRAALDNEPGLPINKYAIQIKTLDDFVSVNQIDSIDLLKIDTEGNEYAVLSGGKNTLSDGKIKMIQFEFNEMNVHSRVFFKDFYDLLSDKYNIYRLLPQELLPLVRYTSMQCELFVYQNIVAIRKDIDNKLFQ, from the coding sequence ATGAAACAGGCGATATTTGGACTGTACCGTTTTTTATTTGCTCGTAAAATTACATACAAGCTAAACAAGTTCCTTCTCTTCTGCTGTCTGAAAGGGATGGGAATGCTTAATCATGAAAATGACGAGGTCAGTGGTGAACGATCTTTTATTGCTATGGTTGCCGCACGCTTGAAACTTGAAACGGTTTTCGACGTTGGTGGACATAAAGGTGAATATGCACAAATGATCAGGGAGGTTTATCCTGATGCACGGATATGTTCTTTTGAACCACATCCGACTACCTTTAAGGTGTTAGAGCAAATGGCACATACGTACCGATTTGAATGTTATAATTTCGGACTTGGCGATGTTGAGCGGAATCTGGAATTGTTTGACTACGCGCAGCAAGATGGTTCGCCTTTTGCTTCGATACATCGCGCGGCACTAGACAATGAGCCAGGACTTCCGATTAATAAATATGCAATCCAAATTAAAACTTTGGATGACTTTGTGTCGGTGAATCAAATCGACTCTATAGATTTACTAAAGATAGATACTGAAGGAAATGAATACGCCGTATTGTCTGGTGGTAAAAATACGCTTTCTGATGGTAAAATAAAGATGATTCAATTTGAATTCAATGAAATGAACGTACATAGTAGAGTTTTTTTTAAAGATTTTTATGATTTATTGTCGGATAAATATAACATTTATCGCTTATTGCCACAAGAATTATTGCCATTGGTAAGATATACATCTATGCAGTGTGAACTGTTTGTTTATCAAAATATTGTAGCAATAAGAAAAGATATTGATAATAAGTTGTTTCAATAA
- a CDS encoding glycosyltransferase family 9 protein, translated as MKHLVQTTLLSLVDSVAAREGQLRPQTLLVVHLDAIGDYILVRNFIRLLKTSDRFRGYRITLCGNTIYRELAESLDSDVIDDFIWIDRNRFRYNLTYRFRLVRDISGRGFETAIHPAYSRIFYWGDSVVKVCGARERVGSSGDTTNMRGWQKRLSDSFYTRLIPAGGKTLFEFYRNREFFEALLGVPLELGKPVLECGGASGRHIPEGRYAVLFPGAGEEFRQWGAGNFARVADYVTARYGLTAIVAGSPGEKGLAARITAQAKTAKVVDLAGKTSLSELARLISGAALLVANETSAVHMAAAVGTRVVCISNGNQLGRFSPYPAAVYGKALYVYPEPIRSSPADFDALCERYRVRSSLDIDTISVGEVQEAIDHVLI; from the coding sequence TTGAAGCATCTTGTCCAGACCACGCTGCTTTCCCTTGTGGACAGCGTTGCCGCAAGGGAGGGGCAGCTCCGGCCCCAGACCCTGCTGGTGGTGCATCTTGATGCCATCGGTGACTATATTCTCGTCAGGAACTTCATTCGGCTGCTGAAGACGAGCGACAGGTTCCGGGGGTACAGGATCACCCTGTGCGGGAATACGATTTACCGGGAGTTGGCCGAAAGCCTGGACAGCGATGTTATCGACGATTTCATCTGGATCGACAGGAACCGGTTTCGCTATAATCTCACCTACCGCTTCCGGCTGGTCAGGGACATCAGCGGGCGGGGATTTGAAACGGCCATCCACCCGGCATACTCGCGGATCTTCTACTGGGGGGACTCTGTCGTCAAGGTATGCGGTGCGCGCGAGCGGGTTGGCAGTAGCGGCGACACCACCAACATGAGGGGCTGGCAGAAGCGGCTGTCGGATTCCTTTTACACCCGTCTGATTCCGGCGGGCGGGAAGACGCTCTTCGAGTTTTACCGGAACCGTGAATTCTTCGAGGCCCTGCTCGGCGTACCCCTGGAGCTGGGGAAGCCGGTGCTGGAGTGCGGGGGCGCTTCGGGGAGGCACATCCCCGAGGGGCGCTACGCCGTGCTCTTCCCCGGCGCCGGCGAGGAGTTCAGGCAGTGGGGCGCCGGTAACTTCGCAAGGGTGGCCGATTATGTGACGGCCCGGTATGGTTTGACGGCCATCGTCGCCGGGAGCCCGGGAGAAAAGGGATTGGCGGCCCGGATCACGGCACAGGCGAAAACCGCGAAGGTTGTGGATTTGGCCGGCAAAACGTCGCTCTCCGAACTTGCGCGGCTTATTTCCGGCGCGGCTCTCCTCGTTGCCAATGAAACGAGCGCCGTGCACATGGCGGCGGCGGTCGGCACAAGGGTTGTCTGCATATCCAACGGCAACCAGTTGGGCCGGTTCTCTCCCTATCCGGCGGCGGTTTACGGCAAGGCGCTCTACGTTTATCCCGAGCCGATCAGGTCGTCCCCGGCGGATTTCGACGCCCTGTGCGAGCGGTACCGCGTGCGGTCCAGCCTCGATATCGACACGATCAGCGTCGGCGAGGTGCAGGAAGCGATAGATCACGTACTCATCTGA
- a CDS encoding chemotaxis protein CheX has product MAVKFFGQFLVEKGIVSREALLKAIELQEQKNLKFGEMALAMGYVTPDDIERAHHAQLSRDIKLGDLLVEIGILTLTQLNEVITRQKNNHLYIGEALVLVGALSNEQLQQHLDEFKADQAPYISERVELPAGIPNPELWEMAADLTYKMITRILGLPFRAGKCQTVTTVDANFVMAAMDLSGDQDARFIISVSRELQKAVARAILREATVDDEPQEVLEDTVMEFVNVVCGNIAAKASQAGRIVNINPPVTIRPDAGGVAVPAGHTGLCFPILVGAGETMQLVLFVKN; this is encoded by the coding sequence ATGGCCGTCAAATTTTTCGGGCAATTTCTGGTGGAAAAGGGGATCGTTTCACGGGAAGCCCTGCTCAAGGCGATTGAACTGCAGGAACAGAAAAACCTCAAATTTGGCGAGATGGCCCTGGCGATGGGCTACGTAACCCCGGACGACATCGAACGCGCCCACCATGCGCAGCTCTCCCGCGACATAAAGCTGGGGGACCTGCTGGTGGAGATCGGTATCCTGACCCTGACCCAACTGAACGAGGTCATCACCCGCCAGAAGAACAACCACCTCTACATCGGCGAGGCGCTGGTGCTCGTCGGCGCCCTCTCCAACGAACAGTTGCAGCAGCACCTGGACGAATTCAAGGCCGACCAGGCGCCGTACATCTCCGAGCGGGTCGAACTCCCCGCCGGCATCCCCAATCCCGAACTATGGGAAATGGCCGCGGACCTGACCTACAAGATGATTACCCGCATTCTCGGGCTCCCCTTCAGGGCCGGGAAATGCCAGACCGTCACCACGGTGGACGCCAACTTCGTCATGGCGGCCATGGATCTGTCCGGCGATCAGGATGCCCGCTTCATCATCTCGGTTTCCCGGGAACTTCAGAAAGCTGTGGCCAGGGCGATCCTGCGCGAGGCAACGGTGGATGACGAACCGCAGGAGGTCCTCGAAGACACCGTGATGGAATTCGTCAACGTGGTGTGCGGCAACATCGCCGCCAAGGCGTCCCAGGCCGGCAGGATCGTCAACATCAATCCCCCGGTCACCATCCGGCCCGACGCCGGAGGGGTGGCCGTGCCGGCGGGCCATACCGGCCTCTGCTTCCCGATCCTGGTCGGGGCCGGCGAAACCATGCAACTGGTGCTCTTCGTCAAGAACTGA
- a CDS encoding glycosyltransferase has translation MKVLVISQAGMHEYCQAIFRFLRDEVELTVIVPEIFYPHHVGTANALALERPRASEGYRLVPVPLKDPHNYTRGFRLFPLLKAIRANAPDVIHVWDEARSFILMQTLFIQRLLGLKARLACYAFENLPFRFKPLFDPLWRFAWRSVDGITASNSEALMNLESMNLLAPRVSERIFWGTPLEFFVGKERNTAKKAQQLEFPFLVGGVGGLLPQKGFDTLLDAVALLPPRAHCVLIGSGPMEGVLKERASLPDLAGRVHFMGQVPPEKMVDYMSCFDVLAVPSRTTSTWKEQFGKVIPEAMACNVPVVGSDSGAIPEVIGDAGLIFPEGNVKALGEQLLKLVEHPEMAQELAAKGSKRVHDELSAESFAKKHVKFYRQLLI, from the coding sequence GTGAAAGTTCTTGTTATCAGCCAGGCGGGCATGCATGAATATTGTCAGGCAATATTTAGATTCTTGAGGGACGAGGTTGAATTAACGGTTATTGTGCCGGAGATTTTCTACCCTCACCATGTCGGGACGGCCAATGCACTAGCTTTAGAGCGGCCGAGAGCCAGTGAAGGCTATCGGCTTGTACCGGTGCCGCTGAAAGACCCGCACAATTATACGCGCGGTTTTCGCCTTTTCCCGCTGCTAAAAGCGATAAGAGCCAATGCGCCTGATGTGATTCATGTATGGGATGAGGCCCGTTCCTTCATTTTAATGCAGACGCTGTTTATACAGAGACTCTTAGGACTAAAGGCTCGGCTTGCCTGTTATGCTTTTGAAAATTTACCATTTCGCTTCAAGCCTTTGTTCGATCCATTGTGGCGTTTTGCCTGGCGGAGCGTTGACGGCATTACCGCGAGCAATTCGGAAGCTCTGATGAATCTTGAAAGCATGAATTTGTTGGCCCCCCGTGTTTCCGAACGTATTTTCTGGGGTACGCCGCTTGAGTTTTTTGTCGGGAAAGAGAGAAATACGGCGAAGAAAGCACAGCAACTGGAGTTCCCTTTTCTTGTCGGCGGTGTGGGGGGCTTACTGCCCCAAAAGGGGTTTGATACGCTTCTTGATGCTGTGGCGCTGCTTCCGCCGCGAGCCCATTGTGTCCTCATCGGCTCCGGTCCCATGGAGGGGGTACTCAAGGAGCGTGCTTCCCTTCCGGATTTGGCAGGTCGCGTCCACTTTATGGGGCAGGTGCCGCCTGAAAAAATGGTTGACTACATGAGTTGTTTTGATGTGTTGGCGGTTCCATCCCGGACAACGTCAACTTGGAAAGAGCAATTCGGAAAAGTAATTCCAGAAGCCATGGCATGCAACGTGCCGGTTGTCGGCTCCGATTCTGGCGCGATTCCTGAGGTGATCGGGGATGCCGGTTTGATTTTCCCCGAAGGAAATGTAAAGGCATTAGGTGAACAATTACTGAAGCTTGTTGAACACCCTGAAATGGCACAAGAGCTTGCTGCAAAAGGTTCAAAAAGAGTCCATGACGAACTGAGCGCGGAAAGCTTCGCAAAAAAACATGTAAAATTTTATCGGCAGTTGCTTATTTAG
- a CDS encoding glycosyltransferase family 2 protein, which produces MKFSIITITYNSKTYLDETITSVLSQDGPCLEYIVVDGGSTDGTLDIIKRHAAADDRVRWISEPDKGIADAFNKGIGMATGDVVGILNSDDSYAPGALQAVAESAAAHPECDVFHGDMLRFQGDIPLFLLKPSDVAKNIWHEMPLNHPATFVTARAYRRVGGFDTSFRVAMDYDLLLRIYTTKGTFHYIERVLANMRYGGESDTRYLAGLKEVFRAAVRQGYARPKACFWFCFKAVLISVKNTLRRLGLFSIIRLHPKFHRVGGNAR; this is translated from the coding sequence TTGAAGTTTTCGATTATCACGATAACGTATAACAGCAAAACGTACCTGGATGAGACGATCACCAGCGTCCTTTCCCAGGATGGTCCCTGTCTCGAATACATCGTGGTGGATGGCGGTTCCACCGACGGCACGCTGGACATTATCAAACGGCATGCGGCGGCCGATGACCGGGTCCGCTGGATCTCGGAACCGGATAAGGGGATAGCCGATGCGTTCAACAAAGGGATAGGGATGGCGACGGGTGACGTCGTCGGCATCCTCAATTCGGATGACTCCTACGCGCCCGGTGCGCTGCAGGCGGTTGCCGAGAGCGCCGCAGCGCATCCCGAGTGCGATGTGTTCCACGGCGACATGCTCCGGTTTCAGGGCGATATCCCGCTTTTCCTGCTCAAACCGTCGGACGTCGCCAAAAATATCTGGCACGAGATGCCGCTCAATCATCCCGCCACCTTCGTTACGGCCCGGGCCTACCGGCGGGTCGGCGGGTTCGACACGAGCTTTCGGGTCGCCATGGATTACGATCTGCTCTTACGCATTTACACCACAAAAGGCACGTTCCACTACATCGAACGGGTGCTGGCGAACATGCGCTACGGCGGGGAGAGCGATACCCGCTATCTGGCCGGCCTGAAAGAGGTGTTCAGGGCGGCGGTCCGCCAGGGGTATGCCCGGCCCAAGGCGTGCTTTTGGTTCTGTTTCAAGGCGGTTCTCATCTCGGTGAAGAACACCCTGCGGCGGCTGGGCCTTTTCTCCATAATCCGCCTTCATCCCAAGTTTCACCGCGTCGGAGGGAATGCCCGGTGA
- a CDS encoding glycosyltransferase family 4 protein, translating to MKVLLILKRASSLTGAGTYEEILVRELQKRHQVRVYESERDLEEEWDIAHCSDLKHLSPSVARKLRCPLVVDAHDYYWIRYYHFFCLDFPLRFLLQKYRRIKYHYLFRHIDAMILHGRFMYDIYDHPNKYLSFYFGLDYGEMEERAWEEREDLILFVGGDFFRKGLPRLLRALPLVLRRVPTARLRVIGRDYWYARALARFLSRGLPVEFVFGMPRADVYREYGKAKALVLPSEIEALSLVSAEATMAGVPPILADVGGMPEVVEDRKTGFIFPLADTALLAERIVTCLTDRELSERLVRSGKQFFARFTPESMMERLDEIYLDVVAKSGATGRHHSLKE from the coding sequence GTGAAAGTGCTGCTGATTTTAAAACGCGCCTCTTCCCTGACCGGTGCGGGGACCTATGAGGAAATTCTGGTCCGGGAACTGCAAAAGCGGCATCAGGTAAGGGTTTACGAGTCGGAACGGGACCTGGAGGAGGAGTGGGACATCGCCCACTGTTCCGATCTGAAGCATCTCTCCCCGAGCGTGGCACGAAAGCTCCGCTGCCCGCTGGTTGTGGATGCCCACGATTATTACTGGATCAGGTACTATCACTTCTTCTGTCTCGATTTCCCCCTGCGCTTCCTGTTACAGAAGTACCGCCGGATCAAGTACCATTATCTTTTCCGGCATATCGACGCGATGATTCTGCACGGCAGATTCATGTACGATATCTACGACCATCCCAACAAGTATCTTTCCTTCTATTTTGGCCTCGATTACGGCGAGATGGAGGAGAGAGCCTGGGAAGAGCGTGAAGATCTGATCCTGTTCGTCGGAGGGGACTTCTTCAGGAAGGGGCTGCCCCGGCTCCTGCGGGCACTACCCCTGGTGCTGAGACGCGTGCCGACCGCCCGGCTCCGGGTGATCGGAAGAGATTACTGGTACGCCCGGGCCTTGGCCAGGTTTCTGAGCCGCGGGTTGCCGGTGGAATTCGTCTTCGGCATGCCGCGGGCGGACGTGTACCGGGAGTACGGGAAGGCGAAGGCCCTGGTTCTCCCTTCCGAGATCGAGGCGCTCTCCCTCGTTTCCGCCGAGGCGACCATGGCGGGGGTGCCGCCGATCCTGGCCGACGTGGGGGGGATGCCGGAGGTGGTGGAGGACCGGAAGACCGGTTTTATCTTTCCCCTCGCCGATACGGCCCTCCTGGCGGAGCGGATCGTCACCTGCCTGACCGACCGCGAACTGTCCGAGCGGCTGGTCAGAAGCGGGAAGCAGTTTTTTGCCCGGTTCACTCCCGAGAGCATGATGGAGAGGCTGGACGAGATTTATCTGGATGTGGTGGCGAAGTCTGGCGCCACCGGAAGACACCATTCCCTAAAGGAGTAG
- a CDS encoding tRNA1(Val) (adenine(37)-N6)-methyltransferase: MERATDETTDELRAYDLRIHQPKDGYRFSLDPLLLCDFAEAASAGRIMDLGTGCGIIPLVLARKAPGASLVGVEFQEAAAGLAMRNVAHNGLRERIGIVCDDILSLRGRFPVSSFDLVTANPPYRKPGSGRISPRAGRDLARHESSAGLYDFLSVAKYLVKPSGAICFISHPSRLAEFVCGAGELKLALLGLRMVHDCAAAPATMFLARLAKGRKGDTVVLPPLILRDEQGGYSPEAQRILGA, translated from the coding sequence ATGGAGCGCGCGACCGACGAAACCACCGACGAACTCCGCGCCTACGACCTGCGGATCCACCAGCCGAAGGATGGCTACCGTTTTTCCCTCGATCCGCTTCTGCTGTGCGATTTCGCCGAAGCCGCTTCCGCCGGCCGGATCATGGATCTCGGCACCGGCTGCGGCATCATCCCCCTCGTTCTTGCCCGGAAGGCGCCCGGCGCCTCCCTGGTGGGAGTGGAGTTCCAGGAGGCTGCGGCCGGGCTGGCCATGCGCAATGTGGCCCACAACGGCCTCCGGGAACGGATCGGGATCGTCTGCGACGATATTCTTTCCCTGCGCGGGAGGTTTCCGGTTTCGTCGTTTGATCTGGTGACCGCCAACCCCCCCTACCGCAAACCGGGCAGCGGCCGCATCAGCCCGCGCGCCGGCCGGGACCTGGCTCGCCACGAGTCGAGCGCCGGCCTGTACGATTTCCTGTCCGTTGCCAAGTATCTGGTAAAGCCGTCGGGAGCCATCTGTTTCATCAGCCACCCCTCCCGGCTGGCGGAGTTCGTGTGCGGCGCCGGGGAGCTCAAGCTTGCGCTGCTCGGGCTCCGCATGGTGCACGATTGCGCCGCTGCCCCGGCAACCATGTTTCTGGCGCGGCTCGCCAAGGGGAGGAAAGGGGATACGGTAGTCCTGCCGCCGCTCATTCTCCGTGATGAGCAGGGGGGATATTCGCCGGAGGCGCAACGGATTCTGGGTGCATAG
- a CDS encoding response regulator yields MKKVLVVDDSLSVARQLEKIISESGEFTCVGHAKNGAEAIKMNHAEDPDIICMDMNMPGMDGLTALRSLSMLDREVKVVMVTSLGGVGDKFTEALKLGAKNVISKPFEADDVLKILRDL; encoded by the coding sequence ATGAAGAAGGTCCTTGTCGTTGACGACAGCCTTTCCGTAGCCCGACAGCTTGAGAAGATCATTTCTGAATCTGGCGAATTCACGTGCGTCGGACATGCCAAGAACGGCGCCGAGGCCATCAAGATGAATCATGCCGAGGACCCGGACATCATCTGCATGGACATGAACATGCCCGGCATGGACGGCCTGACCGCCCTGCGCAGCCTGTCGATGCTGGACAGGGAGGTCAAGGTGGTCATGGTCACCTCCCTGGGCGGCGTCGGCGACAAGTTTACCGAAGCGCTCAAGCTGGGTGCCAAGAATGTCATCTCAAAACCGTTCGAGGCCGACGACGTCCTGAAGATACTTCGGGATCTCTGA
- a CDS encoding glycosyltransferase family 1 protein, whose product MQVGIDVSGLFWKYRTGVQVLYYGLLEGLQQLALHDDTKFVFVDLSGQPGHSLPLGESGRFEFRGEVPLGFLQGFGDTGAQPFKAAGDIWNCGVRFLRKRLTRHPGYVNRIMADLDVVQVWNWDIRTSRRAAHVINIPDVIPLIYPELFGRHFIAATRTSLDFARDKADQVLAISEYTKRDLVEKARIPESKITVVYPGIRRVFRPVDDRQAIEAVLAKYGLKDYPYILSIGFLDPRKNVTGHVQAFERLTEDRRFKDFHLALVGPPSLATSKVLQQIESAEARERIHITGYVPDDELVLLLNGARLFAYCSLYEGFGFPVVEAMSCGVPVVTSNSTSLREVGSDAALLVDPEDCDQMAEAMKRVLDDTALAEELKARGLVHASQFTWKKWAQGHLEAYRRC is encoded by the coding sequence GTGCAGGTAGGCATAGATGTCTCTGGTCTGTTCTGGAAGTACCGGACCGGCGTGCAGGTATTGTATTACGGGCTGTTGGAAGGTTTGCAGCAGCTTGCGCTGCATGACGACACGAAATTCGTCTTTGTGGACCTGTCCGGGCAGCCGGGGCACTCCCTGCCGCTCGGCGAGAGCGGGCGGTTCGAATTCCGGGGCGAGGTCCCCCTCGGTTTCTTGCAGGGTTTCGGCGATACGGGGGCACAGCCCTTCAAGGCTGCGGGCGATATCTGGAACTGTGGTGTCAGGTTTTTGCGCAAACGCCTGACCCGGCACCCGGGCTACGTGAACCGTATCATGGCCGATCTTGACGTGGTGCAGGTCTGGAACTGGGATATCAGAACGTCCCGGAGGGCGGCGCACGTCATCAATATCCCGGATGTGATCCCGCTTATCTATCCCGAACTGTTCGGGCGGCATTTCATTGCGGCGACCCGGACAAGCCTCGACTTCGCCCGGGACAAGGCCGACCAGGTACTGGCGATTTCCGAGTATACCAAGCGGGACCTGGTGGAAAAGGCGCGGATTCCCGAGTCGAAGATCACGGTGGTTTACCCGGGGATACGCCGGGTGTTCAGGCCGGTGGATGACCGGCAGGCCATAGAGGCCGTCCTGGCTAAATATGGGCTGAAAGACTACCCCTATATCCTCAGCATCGGTTTTCTCGACCCCCGGAAGAATGTCACGGGGCACGTGCAGGCCTTTGAGCGCCTGACGGAGGATAGGCGTTTCAAGGATTTCCATCTTGCGCTGGTGGGACCGCCGAGCCTGGCAACGAGCAAGGTATTGCAGCAGATAGAGTCGGCCGAGGCCAGGGAGCGGATACATATCACGGGCTACGTCCCCGACGACGAACTGGTGCTCCTTTTGAACGGGGCGCGGCTGTTCGCTTACTGCAGCCTGTACGAAGGGTTCGGGTTTCCGGTCGTGGAGGCCATGTCGTGCGGTGTGCCGGTGGTGACCTCCAACAGCACCTCGTTGCGGGAAGTGGGAAGCGACGCCGCCCTGCTGGTGGACCCGGAGGACTGCGACCAGATGGCGGAGGCCATGAAGCGGGTCCTGGACGATACCGCCCTGGCGGAGGAGCTGAAAGCCAGGGGGCTCGTTCACGCCAGCCAGTTTACGTGGAAAAAGTGGGCCCAGGGACACCTCGAGGCCTATCGGCGCTGCTGA